One segment of Streptomyces bathyalis DNA contains the following:
- a CDS encoding FAD-dependent monooxygenase, translated as MSESEVIVVGAGPAGLALSLALARSGVPSLVLDNSDGEVTQRAARSCVLRPDTASWLAATAAPHATVPGARWTRWSTRRRQQLVQDIELTEETSPVHLEQHALERGLRAALAREKLAHVVTRSHVDIIEQDATGVTAHTRPRGSAAPAGDQDDGDGTGDSVATGREGGIAAGAGRGGTWWRGSYLVGCDGARSTVRKLLGVGFAGRTAVERHAVAALRAELPWEQQALLHRELGAGSRGRAGRPQAEVTARPLPDGVWRLDWLLPPRGELVTPEALLERVQVTLGHWSADADADADSGRGRGSSGGSGAVRYELLDTGVHTSHQRLARRWRVERTFLAGDAAHLVGALGVQSVDEGLRDAANLAWKLALAWHEANGVRGPRVDRDAIDVLLDSYETERRGAVGARLRAVDQALPLVRREGGGLRSMLPGGGARTPMELLTDGHLGRGLLGGPATYRRSPLTPPVNAVETVPVGTPPGAPVDDVPVIALDGERGRLRGQLCGSGSELLVLLVAPGTAVWDSRHWLSAGMMPELAAAVDALPLKAQLLVTEQYPGAAAHTVLVIRPDGHLVAALPGPRTAELRACADAVRGGTLPGKQPATYRRTRR; from the coding sequence GTGAGCGAGTCCGAAGTCATCGTCGTCGGCGCGGGGCCGGCAGGGCTCGCGCTGTCGCTGGCGCTCGCAAGGTCAGGCGTCCCCTCACTCGTGCTGGACAACAGCGACGGCGAGGTCACCCAACGCGCCGCCCGCAGCTGTGTGCTGCGCCCCGACACCGCCTCCTGGCTGGCGGCGACGGCGGCGCCGCACGCCACCGTTCCCGGCGCACGCTGGACGCGCTGGAGCACGCGGCGGCGCCAACAGCTCGTCCAGGACATCGAGTTGACGGAGGAGACCTCACCGGTCCACCTGGAGCAGCACGCGCTGGAGCGCGGGCTGCGGGCCGCGCTCGCGAGGGAGAAGCTCGCGCACGTCGTCACCCGCAGCCATGTCGACATCATCGAGCAGGACGCGACGGGCGTCACCGCGCACACACGCCCGCGCGGTTCGGCCGCGCCGGCCGGCGATCAGGACGACGGCGACGGCACGGGGGACTCTGTCGCCACCGGACGGGAGGGCGGCATAGCCGCGGGCGCGGGCCGGGGCGGCACATGGTGGCGCGGCAGCTATCTGGTGGGCTGCGACGGCGCGCGGTCGACCGTGCGGAAACTCCTCGGCGTCGGATTCGCGGGGCGCACCGCCGTGGAACGGCATGCCGTGGCCGCGCTGCGCGCGGAGCTGCCGTGGGAGCAACAGGCGCTGCTCCACCGTGAATTGGGTGCCGGGAGCCGGGGCCGGGCGGGCAGGCCGCAGGCCGAGGTGACGGCCCGTCCGCTGCCCGACGGCGTATGGCGGCTCGACTGGCTCCTCCCGCCACGCGGCGAACTCGTCACACCCGAGGCCCTGTTGGAGCGCGTGCAGGTCACCCTCGGACACTGGAGCGCAGACGCAGACGCAGACGCAGACAGCGGCCGGGGGCGCGGAAGCTCCGGCGGGAGTGGGGCCGTGCGGTACGAACTCCTCGACACCGGGGTCCACACCTCGCACCAGCGGCTCGCACGCCGGTGGCGTGTGGAGCGTACGTTCCTCGCGGGCGACGCGGCCCATCTCGTCGGCGCGCTCGGCGTCCAGTCGGTTGACGAGGGGCTGCGCGACGCCGCCAACCTCGCCTGGAAACTCGCGCTTGCCTGGCACGAGGCGAACGGCGTGCGGGGGCCGCGCGTCGACCGGGACGCCATCGACGTGCTCCTGGACAGCTACGAGACGGAGCGGCGCGGAGCCGTCGGCGCCCGGCTGCGCGCCGTCGACCAGGCACTTCCGCTCGTGCGCCGGGAGGGCGGAGGGCTGCGGTCGATGCTGCCGGGCGGCGGCGCCCGCACGCCGATGGAACTGCTCACCGACGGGCATCTGGGGCGGGGGCTCCTGGGAGGTCCGGCCACCTACAGGCGCTCGCCGCTCACTCCGCCGGTGAACGCGGTCGAAACGGTGCCTGTGGGCACACCGCCCGGGGCCCCCGTTGACGACGTGCCGGTGATCGCGCTGGACGGGGAGCGCGGGAGGCTGCGCGGGCAACTGTGCGGCTCTGGCAGTGAGTTGCTCGTGCTGCTCGTCGCGCCCGGTACGGCCGTGTGGGACAGCCGCCACTGGCTGTCGGCCGGGATGATGCCCGAACTGGCCGCGGCCGTGGACGCGTTGCCGCTGAAGGCCCAGCTGCTGGTGACGGAGCAGTACCCGGGCGCGGCGGCCCACACCGTGCTGGTCATACGGCCCGACGGTCATCTGGTGGCTGCCCTGCCCGGGCCGCGCACCGCCGAGCTGCGGGCGTGCGCGGACGCGGTGCGGGGCGGCACGCTCCCGGGGAAGCAGCCGGCCACGTATCGCAGGACCCGCCGCTAG
- a CDS encoding sensor histidine kinase has translation MHARLLPLLIVLLTGVLLALGFPLAMSQAATEQQRVVVDRIDDTARFAALAQFVASSPDEGERRAILQDELDRYHSLYGIEVGVFLRDGRALGVAPGGWEVPDSGQGADAFAEALAGRRSHDPEQVWPWKDNHIAVASPVIRDGDVAAVVLTESPTGHLRSRILQGWLPIIAGEATAMLLAVGLALRLTGWVLRPVRTLDRATHEIAVGQFKSRVAASGGPPELRRLARSFNEMADNVEGALEQQRAFVADASHQLRNPLSALLLRIELLGLEMPEADEEFKSVQAEGNRLARVLDDLLDLALAEHASADLRLTDVAEVAAERVEAWLPVAEIKGVVMESAGPQAVTGWADPVALSSALDAVVDNAIKFTPEGERVTVSVSRDGESVVVEVADHGPGLSEDEMERIGDRFWRSSRHQNISGSGLGLSITRALLASGGATLTYAHNEPKGLCVLITVPRSRPTTDDAGSDVDAGREVVSLTKRPQESAGADT, from the coding sequence ATGCACGCCCGTCTGCTGCCACTGCTGATCGTTCTGCTCACCGGTGTGCTGCTCGCCCTCGGCTTCCCGCTCGCCATGAGCCAGGCCGCCACGGAGCAGCAGCGCGTCGTCGTCGACCGCATCGACGACACGGCGCGCTTCGCGGCTCTCGCCCAGTTCGTGGCCTCCTCGCCGGACGAGGGTGAGCGCCGCGCCATACTCCAGGACGAGCTGGACCGCTACCACTCGCTCTACGGCATCGAGGTCGGCGTCTTCCTCCGCGACGGTCGTGCCCTGGGCGTCGCGCCCGGCGGCTGGGAGGTGCCCGACTCCGGCCAGGGGGCCGACGCCTTCGCCGAGGCGCTCGCGGGACGCCGCAGCCACGACCCGGAGCAGGTCTGGCCATGGAAGGACAATCACATCGCCGTCGCGTCGCCGGTCATCCGTGACGGCGACGTGGCCGCCGTGGTGCTCACCGAATCGCCGACCGGACACCTGCGCTCGCGCATCCTTCAGGGCTGGCTCCCGATCATCGCGGGCGAGGCGACGGCGATGCTGCTCGCCGTCGGGCTCGCGCTGCGCCTCACGGGCTGGGTGCTGCGTCCCGTACGGACGCTGGACCGTGCCACCCACGAGATCGCCGTCGGCCAGTTCAAGTCCCGCGTCGCCGCGTCGGGCGGGCCGCCGGAGCTGCGGCGCCTGGCGCGCTCGTTCAACGAGATGGCCGACAACGTCGAGGGCGCGCTGGAACAGCAGCGCGCTTTCGTGGCCGACGCCTCGCACCAGCTCCGCAACCCGCTCTCCGCGCTGCTGTTGCGCATCGAGCTGCTCGGTCTCGAAATGCCCGAGGCGGACGAGGAGTTCAAGTCCGTGCAGGCCGAGGGGAACCGTCTGGCGCGGGTGCTGGACGACCTGCTCGACCTGGCTCTGGCCGAGCACGCCTCCGCCGATCTCCGGCTCACGGACGTGGCGGAGGTGGCGGCCGAGCGCGTGGAGGCGTGGCTGCCCGTCGCCGAGATCAAGGGCGTCGTGATGGAATCGGCCGGCCCTCAGGCAGTGACGGGATGGGCCGACCCCGTCGCCCTCTCCAGCGCCCTGGACGCGGTCGTCGACAACGCGATCAAGTTCACGCCGGAGGGGGAGCGGGTCACGGTGAGCGTCTCCCGGGACGGCGAGAGCGTGGTCGTGGAGGTCGCCGACCACGGGCCCGGGCTCAGCGAGGACGAGATGGAACGCATCGGCGACCGCTTCTGGCGCAGCAGCCGGCACCAGAACATCTCCGGTTCCGGGCTCGGGCTGTCCATCACCCGGGCGCTGCTCGCGTCGGGCGGCGCGACACTCACCTACGCGCACAACGAGCCGAAGGGCCTGTGCGTCCTGATCACCGTCCCGCGCAGCAGGCCGACGACGGACGACGCGGGAAGCGACGTCGATGCGGGCAGGGAGGTCGTCTCCCTCACGAAGCGGCCGCAGGAGTCCGCGGGCGCGGACACCTGA
- a CDS encoding alpha-mannosidase: MHDDRRIVEDRLRRVLAERIKPAVYSSPLPLTVERWDVPGEPVPVAEGLAATYGPSKAGERWGPAWGTTWFKVTGRVPEEWKGRTVEAVLDLGFQRNMPGFQCEGLIYRADGEAVKALNPRNDWVRIADAAAGGETVELFVEAAANPIVNTPQTPTYQGDKLTSSDRPLYQLRRMDLAVFEAEVWELVQDLEVAGSLMRELPLEDARRWELLRAIEDSLDALGVHDIVGNASRARAALSGVLSTPARPSAHRISAVGHAHIDSAWLWPLRETVRKVARTASNMVNLMDDHPDFVFAMSSAQQLEWIKNYRPEVYAKVKKKVADGQFVPVGGMWVESDTNMVGGEAMARQFVYGKRFFLEEFGVETREVWLPDSFGYTAAMPQIVKLAGAKWFLTQKISWSETNKFPHHTFWWEGIDGTRVFTHFPPVDTYNSDLAGAEMAHAARNYQEKGGGSRSLAPFGWGDGGGGSTREMLARAERLKDLEGSPRVTVEKPSAFFSKAHEEYGTKAPVWAGELYLELHRGTYTSQAKTKQGNRHSESLLREAELWAATAAVRTGHTYPYEQLDELWKTVLLHQFHDILPGSSIAWVHREARETYARVRAELEEIIAAAQSALAGEGDVPVTFNAAPHARDGVAAGGAAPARERTGGTPVTAEERPGGGWVLANGLLRIEVDGRGLVVSAYDKDARRESVAPGEAANLLQVHPDLPNHWDAWDVDAFYRHNVTDLTGTDELELSESGEGRATVRVVRSFGASSVVQRLTLRAGSKVLDIDTEVDWHESEMFLKAAFPLDVKADRSAAETQFGHVFRPTHTNTSWEAAKFEICAHRWLQVEEPGWGAALVNDSTYGHDVTRTVREDGGQTTTVRLSLLRAPRYPDPETDQGSHRLRFALAPGATVGDAVREGHWINLPERTVRGAGGTVAPLVGVDNDQVVVEALKLADDRSGDLVVRLYESHGGRAHAVLSTGTPVTSVSETDLLERPLPDAATRELSADGSVEVTLRPFQILTLRFARAKGQ; the protein is encoded by the coding sequence GGGCGGGTGCCGGAGGAGTGGAAGGGCCGGACCGTCGAGGCGGTGCTGGATCTCGGCTTTCAGCGGAACATGCCGGGCTTCCAGTGCGAGGGCCTGATCTACCGGGCCGACGGTGAAGCCGTCAAAGCGCTCAACCCCCGCAACGACTGGGTGCGCATCGCGGATGCGGCCGCCGGCGGCGAAACCGTGGAGCTGTTCGTCGAGGCGGCGGCGAACCCCATCGTCAACACACCGCAGACGCCGACGTACCAGGGCGACAAGCTCACCTCCAGCGACCGCCCGCTCTACCAGCTGCGGCGGATGGACCTCGCCGTCTTCGAGGCCGAGGTCTGGGAGCTCGTGCAGGACCTGGAGGTGGCCGGTTCGCTGATGCGGGAGCTGCCGCTGGAGGACGCGCGGCGATGGGAGCTGCTGCGTGCGATCGAGGATTCGCTGGACGCTCTCGGCGTTCATGACATCGTTGGCAACGCCTCCCGGGCACGCGCCGCGCTGAGCGGTGTGCTCTCCACTCCGGCACGTCCGTCGGCGCACCGGATCAGCGCCGTCGGGCACGCGCACATCGACTCGGCGTGGCTGTGGCCGCTGCGCGAGACCGTACGGAAGGTGGCCCGTACGGCGTCGAACATGGTCAACCTCATGGACGACCACCCCGACTTCGTCTTCGCCATGTCCTCGGCCCAGCAGCTGGAGTGGATCAAGAACTACCGGCCCGAGGTCTACGCGAAGGTGAAGAAGAAGGTGGCGGACGGCCAGTTCGTGCCGGTGGGCGGCATGTGGGTCGAGTCCGACACGAACATGGTCGGCGGCGAGGCCATGGCCCGGCAGTTCGTCTACGGGAAGCGCTTCTTCCTGGAGGAGTTCGGCGTCGAGACGCGGGAGGTGTGGCTGCCGGACTCCTTCGGCTACACGGCGGCGATGCCGCAGATCGTGAAGCTGGCGGGGGCGAAGTGGTTCCTGACGCAGAAGATCTCCTGGAGCGAGACGAACAAGTTCCCGCACCACACCTTCTGGTGGGAGGGAATCGACGGCACGCGTGTCTTCACGCACTTCCCGCCGGTGGACACCTACAACTCCGACCTGGCCGGCGCCGAGATGGCGCACGCCGCCCGCAACTACCAGGAGAAGGGCGGCGGTTCGCGTTCGCTCGCACCCTTCGGCTGGGGTGACGGCGGCGGTGGATCGACGCGGGAGATGCTCGCGCGGGCGGAGCGGCTGAAGGACCTGGAGGGCTCGCCGCGGGTGACGGTCGAGAAGCCCTCGGCCTTCTTCTCCAAGGCGCATGAGGAGTACGGCACGAAGGCGCCCGTGTGGGCCGGGGAGCTGTATCTGGAGCTGCACCGCGGCACCTACACCTCGCAGGCGAAGACCAAGCAGGGGAACCGGCACAGTGAATCCCTGTTGCGCGAGGCCGAGTTGTGGGCCGCGACCGCGGCCGTGCGCACCGGGCACACCTATCCGTACGAGCAGCTGGACGAGCTGTGGAAGACGGTGCTTCTGCACCAGTTCCACGACATCCTGCCCGGCTCGTCGATCGCCTGGGTGCACCGTGAGGCGCGCGAGACGTACGCGCGTGTGCGTGCGGAGCTGGAGGAGATCATCGCGGCGGCGCAGTCCGCCCTGGCGGGCGAGGGCGACGTCCCGGTCACCTTCAACGCCGCACCGCACGCGCGCGACGGCGTGGCCGCCGGCGGGGCGGCTCCCGCCCGCGAGCGCACCGGCGGTACGCCCGTCACCGCGGAGGAACGGCCCGGCGGCGGCTGGGTGCTGGCCAACGGGCTGCTGCGTATCGAGGTCGACGGGCGGGGCCTGGTCGTCTCCGCGTACGACAAGGACGCCCGCCGCGAGAGCGTCGCGCCGGGTGAGGCGGCCAACCTCCTCCAGGTGCACCCGGATCTGCCCAACCACTGGGACGCCTGGGACGTCGACGCCTTCTACCGGCACAACGTCACGGACCTGACCGGCACGGACGAGCTGGAGCTGTCCGAGTCCGGCGAGGGCCGGGCCACCGTCCGCGTCGTGCGTTCCTTCGGCGCTTCGAGCGTGGTGCAGCGGCTGACGCTGCGCGCCGGTTCGAAGGTGCTCGACATCGACACCGAAGTGGACTGGCACGAGAGCGAGATGTTCCTCAAGGCCGCCTTCCCGCTGGATGTGAAGGCCGACCGCTCGGCGGCCGAGACGCAGTTCGGGCACGTCTTCCGTCCGACACACACCAACACCTCATGGGAGGCGGCCAAGTTCGAGATCTGCGCGCACCGCTGGCTGCAGGTCGAGGAGCCGGGCTGGGGCGCGGCGCTGGTCAACGACTCGACGTACGGGCACGACGTCACCCGCACGGTCCGCGAGGACGGCGGCCAGACCACCACCGTGCGGCTGTCCCTGCTGCGCGCGCCCCGCTACCCGGACCCGGAGACCGACCAGGGATCGCACCGGCTGCGGTTCGCGCTCGCGCCGGGGGCGACCGTGGGCGATGCGGTACGGGAGGGCCACTGGATCAATCTGCCGGAGCGCACGGTCCGGGGAGCCGGCGGCACCGTCGCCCCGCTGGTCGGTGTCGACAACGACCAGGTGGTCGTCGAGGCTCTCAAGCTGGCGGACGACCGCAGCGGCGATCTGGTGGTGCGCCTGTACGAGTCGCACGGCGGGCGCGCGCACGCGGTGCTCTCCACGGGGACGCCGGTCACCTCGGTGAGCGAGACGGACCTGCTGGAGCGTCCGCTGCCGGATGCCGCCACGCGCGAGCTGTCGGCGGACGGTTCCGTGGAGGTCACCCTGCGCCCGTTCCAGATCCTCACGCTGCGTTTCGCCAGGGCGAAGGGGCAGTGA
- a CDS encoding glutamate ABC transporter substrate-binding protein, translated as MKFRKTAASAAVVLTLALSATACGGKEGPAGDKPGGDTDTKALPKYEVAKDVKIDSPVIEKAQKRGKLIIGAKSDQPYLGFQDPSSKKYEGFDIEVAKMVAADLGFAEKDIQFKTIDSSVRETAISKGQVDLMVGTYTINDERKKQVSFAGPYYMAGQDLLVRKDEKSIKGPDSIKGKKVCSITGSTPLQNLKDNKSKYGAEPVEFGKYTDCVKQLIDGQVDAMTTDDAILKGYAAERPKKLKVVGETFSEEPYGIGLKKGDKELQNAVLDAVEAHQKDGSYKKAYDATLGRSGSKYQEPPALERD; from the coding sequence ATGAAGTTCCGTAAGACCGCCGCCTCGGCGGCCGTGGTCCTCACTCTCGCCCTGTCCGCCACAGCCTGCGGAGGCAAGGAAGGCCCCGCCGGCGACAAGCCAGGCGGCGACACGGACACCAAGGCGCTTCCGAAGTACGAGGTCGCCAAGGACGTCAAGATCGACTCCCCCGTGATCGAGAAGGCGCAGAAGCGGGGCAAGCTGATCATCGGCGCCAAGTCCGACCAGCCCTACCTCGGCTTCCAGGACCCCTCCTCCAAGAAGTACGAGGGCTTCGACATCGAGGTCGCGAAGATGGTCGCCGCCGACCTCGGCTTCGCGGAGAAGGACATCCAGTTCAAGACCATCGACTCCTCCGTCCGCGAGACCGCGATCTCCAAGGGCCAGGTCGACCTGATGGTCGGCACCTACACCATCAACGACGAGCGGAAGAAGCAGGTCAGCTTCGCCGGCCCGTACTACATGGCCGGACAGGACCTCCTGGTCCGCAAGGACGAGAAGTCGATCAAGGGCCCGGACAGCATCAAGGGCAAGAAGGTCTGCTCGATCACCGGCTCGACGCCGCTGCAGAACCTCAAGGACAACAAGTCCAAGTACGGCGCCGAGCCGGTCGAGTTCGGCAAGTACACGGACTGCGTCAAGCAGCTCATCGACGGCCAGGTCGACGCCATGACCACCGATGACGCCATCCTCAAGGGCTACGCCGCGGAGCGTCCGAAGAAGCTGAAGGTCGTCGGCGAGACCTTCAGCGAGGAGCCGTACGGCATCGGTCTGAAGAAGGGCGACAAGGAGCTGCAGAACGCCGTGCTCGACGCCGTCGAGGCGCACCAGAAGGACGGCAGCTACAAGAAGGCCTACGACGCGACGCTGGGCCGCTCCGGTTCGAAGTACCAGGAGCCGCCGGCCCTGGAGCGCGACTGA
- a CDS encoding amino acid ABC transporter permease produces the protein MSSSVLFDAPGPKARARNRTFAVVGSAALAALVAFIVYRLSAKGQLDGAMWDIFNYAGVRNSIVNGLVSTLEAFAMAGVLSLLLAVVLAVGRLSDHRPVSWVATSVIELFRAVPLLITIYVLWVGFFTKEPLWAVVIGLTLYNGAVQAEVLRAGILAVPKGQSEAAYALGMSKTQVMTTVLIPQAVRSMLPTIVSQLVVTLKDTSLGFVITYEELLYAGRQMASTILVDGENPYVPVVLVFGAIYVAMCLALSALANWIERRGRRAKTGIKVADAQTATPEGAGVGNVA, from the coding sequence ATGAGCTCGTCCGTACTCTTCGACGCGCCGGGGCCCAAGGCCCGCGCGCGCAACCGCACTTTCGCCGTCGTCGGCTCCGCCGCGCTCGCGGCGCTGGTCGCCTTCATCGTCTACCGGCTGTCTGCCAAGGGCCAGCTGGACGGGGCGATGTGGGACATCTTCAACTACGCGGGAGTGCGCAACTCGATCGTCAACGGCCTCGTCAGCACCCTTGAGGCATTCGCGATGGCGGGCGTGCTGTCGCTGCTGCTCGCCGTGGTCCTCGCCGTGGGGCGCCTGTCCGACCACAGGCCGGTCAGCTGGGTGGCCACCAGCGTCATCGAACTCTTCCGGGCCGTACCGCTGCTGATCACCATCTACGTGCTGTGGGTCGGGTTCTTCACCAAGGAGCCGCTGTGGGCCGTCGTCATCGGCCTCACGCTCTACAACGGCGCCGTGCAGGCCGAGGTGCTGCGCGCCGGAATCCTCGCCGTGCCCAAGGGGCAGAGCGAGGCAGCGTACGCGCTGGGCATGAGCAAGACCCAGGTGATGACGACGGTCCTCATCCCCCAGGCCGTGCGGTCCATGCTGCCGACGATCGTCAGCCAGCTCGTCGTCACGCTGAAGGACACCTCGCTCGGCTTCGTCATCACCTACGAGGAACTCCTCTACGCCGGGCGGCAGATGGCCAGCACGATCCTGGTCGACGGGGAGAACCCGTACGTGCCGGTGGTCCTGGTCTTCGGTGCCATCTACGTCGCCATGTGCCTCGCGCTCTCCGCGCTCGCCAACTGGATCGAGCGGCGCGGCCGGCGTGCCAAGACGGGCATCAAGGTGGCCGACGCGCAGACCGCGACCCCCGAGGGCGCGGGCGTCGGGAACGTGGCCTGA
- a CDS encoding amino acid ABC transporter ATP-binding protein has protein sequence MSEVPAPREAAPAADKLVVLDNVNKHFGALHVLQDIDLTIARGEVVVVIGPSGSGKSTLCRTINRLETVDSGSISIDGKPLPQEGKPLAKLRADVGMVFQAFNLFAHKTVLENVMLGQTKVRRTDKQAAEKKARALLDRVGVGNQADKYPAQLSGGQQQRVAIARALAMDPKVMLFDEPTSALDPEMINEVLEVMKQLADEGMTMVVVTHEMGFARSAANRVVFMSDGRIVEEATPDQFFNNPRSDRAKDFLAKILHH, from the coding sequence ATGAGCGAAGTACCGGCGCCCAGGGAAGCCGCTCCCGCTGCGGACAAGCTGGTCGTACTGGACAACGTCAACAAGCACTTCGGTGCGCTGCACGTACTCCAGGACATCGACCTGACCATCGCGCGCGGAGAGGTCGTCGTCGTCATCGGGCCCTCGGGGTCGGGCAAGTCCACGCTGTGCCGCACCATCAACCGTCTCGAGACGGTCGACTCCGGCAGCATCTCGATCGACGGCAAGCCGCTGCCCCAGGAGGGAAAGCCGCTGGCCAAGCTGCGTGCGGACGTCGGCATGGTCTTCCAGGCGTTCAACCTCTTCGCGCACAAGACGGTGCTCGAGAACGTGATGCTTGGGCAGACCAAGGTCCGCCGCACCGACAAGCAGGCTGCCGAGAAGAAGGCGCGGGCCCTCCTGGACCGCGTCGGCGTCGGCAACCAGGCCGACAAGTACCCCGCACAGCTCTCCGGCGGTCAGCAGCAGCGGGTGGCCATCGCCCGCGCGCTCGCCATGGACCCCAAGGTGATGCTCTTCGACGAGCCCACCTCCGCGCTCGACCCCGAGATGATCAACGAGGTCCTCGAGGTGATGAAGCAGCTCGCCGACGAGGGCATGACGATGGTCGTCGTCACCCACGAGATGGGCTTCGCGCGCTCGGCTGCCAACCGGGTCGTCTTCATGTCGGACGGCCGGATCGTCGAGGAGGCGACACCGGACCAGTTCTTCAACAACCCCCGCAGTGACAGGGCGAAGGACTTCCTGGCGAAGATCCTTCACCACTGA
- a CDS encoding response regulator transcription factor, whose product MRLLLVEDDNHVAAALSAVLGRHGFDVVHARSGEEALRELLPSDDVAPFGVVLLDLGLPDQDGFEVCGRIRKISSTPVIMVTARGGVRSRIHGLNLGADDYVVKPYDTGELLARIHAVSRRAASEESAETARDEGTPAESTLRVGAVTIELPTRQVCVDGDSVALTRKEFDVLALLAQRPGVVFRREQIISEVWRTSWEGTGRTLEVHVASLRSKLRLPALIETVRGVGYRLVEPQQTA is encoded by the coding sequence GTGAGGTTGCTGCTCGTCGAGGACGACAATCACGTCGCCGCGGCGCTCTCGGCCGTGCTCGGGCGCCATGGCTTCGACGTGGTGCACGCCCGCAGCGGCGAGGAGGCCCTGCGTGAGCTGCTGCCCTCGGACGACGTGGCTCCCTTCGGGGTCGTGCTGCTCGACCTGGGCCTGCCCGACCAGGACGGCTTCGAGGTGTGCGGCCGCATAAGGAAGATCAGCTCCACGCCCGTGATCATGGTGACGGCGCGCGGCGGCGTGCGCTCCCGCATCCACGGCCTCAACCTCGGTGCCGACGACTACGTGGTCAAGCCGTACGACACCGGGGAGCTGCTCGCCCGCATCCACGCCGTCAGCCGCCGTGCCGCCTCCGAGGAGAGCGCCGAGACCGCGCGTGACGAGGGCACCCCGGCGGAGAGCACCCTCCGTGTCGGTGCCGTCACCATCGAGCTGCCGACGCGGCAGGTGTGCGTCGACGGCGACTCCGTGGCGCTGACGCGCAAGGAGTTCGACGTGCTGGCCCTGCTCGCCCAGCGCCCCGGCGTCGTCTTCCGGCGTGAGCAGATCATCAGCGAGGTCTGGCGCACCAGCTGGGAGGGCACCGGGCGGACGCTGGAGGTGCACGTGGCGTCGCTGCGCTCCAAGCTGCGCCTGCCCGCACTGATCGAGACCGTACGAGGCGTCGGCTACCGCCTCGTCGAGCCGCAGCAGACGGCTTAG
- a CDS encoding amino acid ABC transporter permease → MNVLLDHLDLFRDGFIGTVSLTAASAVLALVLGVLIAGFRVSPVPPLRAFGTVWVTLLRNTPLTLLFLVAFFVLPQIVFPGISSYVLGVLALGFYTSSFVCEAVRSGINTVPMGQAEAARSLGMTFVQTLRMVVLPQATRTVIPPLSSIMIALTKNSAIAGAFNNPELFSVQKVLSDKGFNVMVIFVWVALAYLVLVFLVSGFFRLLERRLEVAR, encoded by the coding sequence ATGAATGTTCTGCTCGACCACTTGGACCTGTTCCGTGACGGATTCATCGGAACGGTCTCACTGACCGCGGCGAGTGCCGTGCTCGCGCTCGTACTCGGCGTACTGATAGCCGGCTTCCGGGTCTCGCCGGTGCCGCCGCTGCGCGCGTTCGGCACCGTGTGGGTGACGCTCCTGCGGAACACGCCGCTGACGCTGCTGTTCCTCGTGGCCTTCTTCGTACTGCCGCAGATCGTCTTCCCCGGAATCAGTTCCTACGTCCTGGGCGTGCTGGCGCTGGGCTTCTACACCTCGTCGTTCGTCTGCGAGGCGGTGCGCTCCGGCATCAACACGGTGCCGATGGGCCAGGCCGAGGCCGCGCGGAGTCTGGGCATGACGTTCGTCCAGACGCTCCGCATGGTCGTACTGCCGCAGGCGACCCGGACCGTGATCCCCCCGCTGAGCAGCATCATGATCGCGCTCACGAAGAACTCCGCCATCGCCGGCGCCTTCAACAACCCCGAACTCTTCAGCGTCCAGAAGGTGCTGAGCGACAAGGGCTTCAACGTCATGGTCATCTTCGTCTGGGTGGCCCTCGCATACCTCGTGCTCGTCTTCCTCGTCAGCGGCTTCTTCCGGCTGCTCGAGCGCAGGCTGGAGGTCGCCCGATGA